From Micromonospora carbonacea:
GCGACGAGATCGCCGCCGGCCGGGCGGTGCTCCCGCTCAACGTCAACCACCCGGAGTGCGAGCCGGCGATCATCGGCAAGGCGTTCCTGGTGAAGGTCAACGCCAACATCGGCACCTCGGCGGTCACCTCCTCGGTGGCAGAGGAGGTGGAGAAGCTGACCTGGGCGACGCGGTGGGGCGCGGACACCGTGATGGACCTGTCCACCGGCAAGCGGATCCACGAGACCCGCGAGGCGATCGTGCGCAACTCGCCGGTGCCGATCGGCACGGTGCCGATCTACCAGGCCCTGGAGAAGGTCGGCGGCGACCCGGTGAAGCTGAGCTGGGAGGTGTTCCGCGAGACGGTGGTCGAGCAGGCCGAGCAGGGCGTCGACTACATGACGGTGCACGCCGGGGTGCTGCTGCCGTACGTGCCGCTGGCGGTGGACCGGGTGACCGGGATCGTCTCCCGGGGCGGGTCGATCATGGCGGCCTGGTGCCTGGCGCACCACGAGGAGAACTTCCTCTACACCAACTTCCGCGAGCTGTGCGAGATCCTCGCCCGGTACGACGTGACGTTCTCCCTCGGCGACGGGCTGCGCCCCGGGTCCATCGCCGACGCCAACGACGCGGCCCAGTTCGCCGAGCTGCGCACCCTCGGCGAGCTGACGAGGATCGCCTGGGAGTACGACGTGCAGGTGATGATCGAAGGCCCCGGGCACGTGCCGATGCACAAGATCAAGGAGAACGTGGACCTCCAGCAGGAGTGGTGCCACGAGGCGCCGTTCTACACGCTCGGCCCGCTGACCACGGACATCGCCCCCGCGTACGACCACATCACGTCGGCGATCGGCGCGGCCATGATCGGCATGTTCGGCACCGCGATGCTCTGCTACGTGACGCCGAAGGAGCACCTCGGCCTGCCCGACCGGGACGACGTGAAGGCCGGCGTGATCGCTTACAAGATCGCGGCGCACGCGGCGGACCTGGCCAAGGGCCACCCCGGCGCGCAGGCGTGGGACGACGCGCTGTCGAAGGCGCGGTTCGAGTTCCGCTGGTCCGACCAGTTCAACCTCTCGCTGGACCCGGAGACGGCGCGGTCGTACCACGACGCGACCCTGCCGGCCGAGCCGGCGAAGACGGCGCACTTCTGCTCGATGTGTGGCCCGAAGTTCTGCTCCATGAAGATCACCCAGGAGCTGAAGGAGTACGCGGCACGCGGAATGCGGGACAAGTCGGAGGAGTTCGTGTCTTCCGGTGGCCGGGTGTACCTGCCGCTGGCCTGATCCCGCCCGGCCCGCCGGGGTGGCCTTGCCTGGCCTGCGTCCGGAGCCGGGTCGGCGACATGGTGGTGCCCCGCCGGGGCTGACCCCGTCACGTCGCCGACATGGTGGGACGCCGGCCGCCAGGCGGGGTCAGTCCCGGTGGTGCCGGCCGGAGGCGCGCAGCGAGCGCCGGGTGGCGTCCTCCGACCCACCGGTCTCGCCCGACACGGGGCGGGCGAGGCCGGTGACCCAGTCGACGTACTCCTCGTCCTGCGCCGGCAGCGGTTCCGGGTCGCGGCGGTCGTCCCGCTCGGCCGCCGCGCCCGGGTCGTCGGCCGCCCGGGTCCGGCCGCGCCGGAACAGGGGCCGCAGGAGCCGGGACCTGCCGGCAGCGGCGTCCTCCGGCGACGCGCCGGCCTCCGCCGGACCCTCGGGCTCGCCGGCGACGGGAGCGGCAGCCGCCCCGCCGGCCGGTGCCGGTCCGGTCCCGCCGACCGGGGGCAGGCCCGTGCCGGGGGAGGGGGGCGCGCCGGTAGCCCGCACCGCGCTCTGCCACAGCTCGCCCGGTCCACCCGGCTCGTCGCGCGGGGGCGGCGTGTCGCCCACCGGGTGCTGCTCGGGCGTCGGCGTGGCGAACCGGCGCGCGGCGTTGCCGAACGCGTCCCAGCTCGCCGCCTTGTCGAGGTCGGGCAGGGGGAGCCGGGGGCGGGGCCGTGCGGCCGCCTCGGCGGCCTGGCCGCTCGGGGACCGGTCGGCGGCCTCGCCGGTCGGGACCGGGTCGGTGGCCCGGCGGCCGGTCGTGGCCGGGTCGGTCGGGGTCGGCTCGGTGGCCGGGTCGGTCGGGGTCGGGTCGGCGGCCCGGCCGGTCGGGGTCGGCTCGGTGGCCTCGCCGGTCGGGGTGGGATCGGTGGCCCGGCCGATCGGGGGCGGGTCGGTCGCCTCGCCGAGCGGGGCTGGGCCGGTCTTCTCGCCGGTCCCGGTCGTCTCGCCGGTCGCGGCCGGGTCGGTGGGCCGGGCGGCGGGCGTGCCGGCGGCCATCGGCCACTCCCAGTGGGCGGGGGGAGC
This genomic window contains:
- the thiC gene encoding phosphomethylpyrimidine synthase ThiC yields the protein MQARRKVYVEGARPDVRVPFAEVDLTGDNPPVRLYDTSGPGSDPEVGLPPLRGPWIAERGDVAPVRGAGTPLAGADGKRPTQLAYARAGVVTPEMEFVAIREGMAPEFVRDEIAAGRAVLPLNVNHPECEPAIIGKAFLVKVNANIGTSAVTSSVAEEVEKLTWATRWGADTVMDLSTGKRIHETREAIVRNSPVPIGTVPIYQALEKVGGDPVKLSWEVFRETVVEQAEQGVDYMTVHAGVLLPYVPLAVDRVTGIVSRGGSIMAAWCLAHHEENFLYTNFRELCEILARYDVTFSLGDGLRPGSIADANDAAQFAELRTLGELTRIAWEYDVQVMIEGPGHVPMHKIKENVDLQQEWCHEAPFYTLGPLTTDIAPAYDHITSAIGAAMIGMFGTAMLCYVTPKEHLGLPDRDDVKAGVIAYKIAAHAADLAKGHPGAQAWDDALSKARFEFRWSDQFNLSLDPETARSYHDATLPAEPAKTAHFCSMCGPKFCSMKITQELKEYAARGMRDKSEEFVSSGGRVYLPLA